One bacterium genomic window carries:
- a CDS encoding flavodoxin family protein — protein sequence MRTLRVVSLLGSPRKNGNTARVLKWVEESLQKAGHTVERLDIPALGLEGCSGCHLCQNSPAEDLVCSRHDRGLEVFGKMIAADAVIYATPLYWWDFTAQIKPLIDRHLCLVRGTDDPATHRSHLAGKRLGLLVTAYDHAGEGNSDLISEMFRRMAEFCKASVAAELVVPFLRTPLDLGPMQQDSARRFAEELVGVA from the coding sequence ATGCGGACGCTGCGGGTTGTGTCGCTGCTTGGCAGCCCCAGGAAAAACGGGAATACGGCGCGGGTGCTCAAATGGGTCGAGGAGAGCCTGCAGAAGGCGGGGCACACGGTGGAGCGCCTGGATATTCCGGCGCTGGGCCTGGAGGGCTGCTCGGGCTGCCATCTTTGCCAGAACAGCCCGGCGGAGGATTTGGTCTGCTCCCGTCACGACCGCGGGCTGGAGGTGTTCGGCAAGATGATCGCCGCGGATGCGGTGATCTACGCCACGCCGCTCTACTGGTGGGATTTCACGGCCCAGATCAAGCCCCTGATCGACCGTCACCTCTGCCTGGTGCGCGGCACGGATGACCCGGCGACCCACCGCTCACATCTGGCGGGCAAGCGCCTGGGCCTTCTGGTCACGGCCTACGACCACGCCGGCGAGGGCAACAGCGACCTTATAAGCGAGATGTTCCGCCGCATGGCCGAGTTCTGCAAGGCCAGCGTGGCGGCCGAGCTGGTGGTGCCTTTCCTGCGCACGCCCCTGGACCTGGGCCCGATGCAGCAGGACAGCGCCCGCCGGTTCGCCGAGGAGCTGGTCGGCGTGGCCTGA
- a CDS encoding Na+:solute symporter codes for MELGTMNFIFIDWLVIVIYFILILGIGLYFSKRASKSMEDFFLSGRALPWWVAGTAIAATGFAADTPFMVTELVRRDGISGNWFLWCFALTNLCATFVFFRFWRRARILTELEIIEERYEGRSASVLRGFQSIFYGIAYSSLNIGFIMLAMQSFITVLLGWNEYLSLAVLLFVTMFYALAAGLWGVVANEVVQFSIAFLGSVFMTVMAVSAIGGLGGIETKLVSVFGGETTQSLLSFLPTAGAHKPFSKPGSELTWPLFFTYIFFLWWSSEKADGNGMFIQRIMATKSDRHAFLAGIWFNIVYYGFLMWPWILVALISLADFPTLTDHKLAYPLMIKKYLPAGMRGIMFAAFLSAFMSSVTGLINWGSSYMINDFYKRFIRPDASQKHYIWVGRLAMLVVLAFGILVWTMTDSLADAWKFMAELFSGLGAVWIMRWFWWRINAWSEITAYVLSIVGCVVINVLELNGIAFSEGYRYMFICLFSVTGWISVTLLTKPVSDEKLKNFVRKVNPGGLLWRRITRQVPEHELPAGPPLAFNIISFALGAVALFSFIFGTGSILFGSYFKGAGMMCLSVVLGAVIWRLEMFRHDTEQTHLAARQ; via the coding sequence ATGGAACTGGGCACCATGAATTTCATTTTCATCGACTGGCTGGTGATAGTCATTTATTTCATCCTGATCCTGGGAATAGGACTCTACTTTTCGAAACGCGCCAGCAAGAGCATGGAGGATTTCTTCCTCAGCGGCCGCGCCCTGCCCTGGTGGGTGGCCGGCACCGCCATTGCGGCCACCGGGTTCGCCGCGGACACGCCATTCATGGTGACCGAGCTCGTGCGGCGCGATGGCATCTCCGGCAACTGGTTCCTCTGGTGTTTCGCTCTGACCAACCTGTGCGCCACGTTCGTGTTCTTCCGCTTCTGGCGCCGGGCCAGAATCCTCACTGAGCTCGAGATCATCGAGGAGCGCTACGAGGGCCGCTCGGCCAGTGTGCTGCGCGGGTTCCAGAGCATTTTCTACGGCATTGCCTACAGCTCGCTGAACATCGGTTTTATTATGCTCGCAATGCAGTCGTTCATAACCGTACTACTGGGGTGGAACGAGTATTTATCGCTGGCCGTCCTGCTGTTCGTGACCATGTTCTACGCACTGGCCGCCGGTTTGTGGGGCGTAGTGGCCAACGAGGTGGTGCAGTTCAGCATCGCGTTCCTGGGCTCGGTGTTCATGACCGTGATGGCGGTGAGCGCGATCGGCGGCCTGGGCGGGATCGAGACCAAGCTGGTCTCGGTGTTCGGTGGCGAGACCACGCAGAGCCTGCTCAGTTTCCTGCCCACCGCGGGCGCGCACAAGCCGTTCTCCAAGCCGGGCAGCGAGCTGACCTGGCCGCTGTTTTTCACCTACATTTTCTTCCTCTGGTGGTCGAGCGAGAAAGCCGACGGCAACGGGATGTTCATCCAGCGTATCATGGCCACCAAGAGCGACCGTCACGCGTTCCTGGCCGGCATCTGGTTCAACATCGTCTACTACGGCTTCCTGATGTGGCCCTGGATCCTGGTGGCCCTGATCTCGCTGGCCGACTTCCCCACCCTGACCGACCACAAGCTGGCCTACCCGCTGATGATCAAGAAATACCTGCCCGCCGGGATGCGGGGGATCATGTTCGCCGCGTTCCTGAGCGCGTTCATGTCCTCGGTCACCGGTCTGATCAACTGGGGCTCCAGCTACATGATCAACGATTTTTACAAGCGCTTCATCCGTCCGGACGCCTCGCAGAAACACTACATCTGGGTCGGACGGCTGGCGATGCTGGTGGTGCTGGCTTTCGGCATCCTGGTCTGGACCATGACCGATTCACTGGCGGATGCCTGGAAGTTCATGGCCGAGTTGTTCAGCGGGCTGGGCGCGGTCTGGATCATGCGCTGGTTCTGGTGGCGGATCAACGCCTGGAGCGAGATCACCGCCTATGTTCTGTCCATTGTGGGCTGCGTGGTGATCAACGTGCTCGAACTGAACGGGATCGCATTCTCCGAGGGCTACCGCTACATGTTCATCTGCCTGTTCAGCGTGACCGGCTGGATCAGCGTGACTCTTCTCACCAAGCCGGTGTCGGATGAGAAGCTCAAGAATTTCGTGCGGAAAGTCAACCCCGGCGGGCTGCTCTGGCGTCGCATCACCCGTCAGGTGCCCGAGCACGAGCTCCCGGCCGGGCCGCCCCTGGCGTTCAACATCATTTCGTTCGCCCTGGGCGCGGTGGCCTTGTTCTCCTTCATCTTCGGGACCGGCTCGATCCTGTTCGGCTCGTATTTCAAGGGCGCCGGGATGATGTGCCTGTCAGTGGTCCTGGGCGCGGTGATCTGGCGGCTGGAGATGTTCCGCCACGACACCGAGCAGACACACCTGGCCGCCCGGCAGTAG
- a CDS encoding DUF4091 domain-containing protein — MDLRRLALILLLLVPQALPAEKATLPVTMDTGLSSTRGHYDDNSGASVTVPLRQNQNWSGFETKAWLGDFDSKAIRGWSVERAWLNLFLARGDLYGLGLCTVLAPWKEGWGVNGATGRGGASWNWASEPSDPAHPAPGDLWCWPGSGVYSVSWFHPDARYWHVDPGMIERSEADSGRAVHIRVPVDPKLVESLACGLSYGLVLTDDKGQVAEGLTLKGDAVPYVTDDSHDTFMYTGDIQDPALRPYLEVEGGPADHTAPGAVEALAVAEVEPYDPSVTLSFKAAGDDGAARGAALGYDVRYAASKIDQSAWDSAARVPLWLVPKPEAPGTLQKMRIFDIPAGHYFVALRAMDEAGNLGPLAQVELTLPELQSAALAAAPLESGAGAGKAVAFEDKLELWACPDLAKVDPVGGGVLLDEENYAQDEAFQRENPAWSSGKRTVFLEAGRGEVAAFQLLLGRLGQTKLTNVKVSLSDLSGDPGEIKSPGNVSLFRVWYLDVEPRPEELTGPWELVEQKDHKAAWHGDACLPLEAPFDPSFNLPTRDNMGDFQRWQSVWTDLYVPAGTKPGLYQGKITVTADELKQPAFLILMLKVLPFTIPAQPTWPIDLNCYAYGMTRVSGVDIQTETKRFLDVERSFYQVGHAHRSTLNVLPYEQDGTVQMLAAPDLAGKGAAVKVSDWSKWDSRYGPYLSGKAFTPAMGYRGPGQGQPLTHIYLPFNEDWPMSLKEYYSDYKELASRVDFAEWAKTSRSPAEACDRQYCQGFSSVVRQYFEHFDKQGFKGTAFQVYFNNKYYYKVPFFRMPYKLHGSSFWLLDEPVDYDDYEANRFYMDLVRQGYLASGKNDIALHYRTDVSQPELARGLWDGLCNLWDNSGLLGCASTAMFRMRRLPGENHWRYGGSPKVSGRLIELQENFLTLWAIGATGALPYWDVMGGGDWFNPNDLSVYYSGKNYARSGKNYDGALPGMRLKAIRRAQQDIEYLNLLATKKGWSYLKLRRALTPFADDPTAWPLSFHHLDSRKLLELRRAVAAELSK, encoded by the coding sequence ATGGACCTGCGACGTCTTGCACTTATTCTTCTGCTGCTTGTCCCGCAAGCTCTTCCGGCCGAGAAAGCCACGCTGCCGGTGACAATGGACACCGGACTTTCCTCCACGCGCGGCCATTACGATGACAACAGCGGGGCCTCGGTCACGGTGCCGCTGCGTCAGAACCAGAACTGGAGCGGGTTCGAGACCAAGGCCTGGCTGGGCGATTTCGACAGCAAGGCGATCCGCGGCTGGAGCGTGGAGCGTGCCTGGCTGAACCTGTTCCTGGCCCGTGGCGACCTTTACGGCCTGGGGCTGTGCACGGTGCTGGCGCCCTGGAAAGAGGGCTGGGGTGTCAACGGCGCCACCGGCCGGGGCGGGGCGAGCTGGAACTGGGCCAGCGAGCCGTCCGACCCGGCGCATCCCGCTCCCGGCGACCTGTGGTGCTGGCCGGGCAGCGGAGTCTACAGCGTGAGCTGGTTCCATCCGGATGCCCGCTACTGGCATGTCGATCCCGGCATGATCGAGCGCAGCGAGGCGGACAGCGGCCGCGCGGTGCATATCCGCGTCCCGGTGGACCCGAAGCTGGTCGAATCCCTGGCCTGCGGGCTGTCCTACGGCCTGGTCCTGACCGATGACAAGGGCCAGGTGGCCGAGGGCCTCACCCTCAAGGGCGATGCCGTGCCCTATGTCACGGATGACTCCCACGACACGTTCATGTACACCGGCGACATCCAGGACCCGGCCCTGCGGCCCTACCTGGAGGTCGAGGGCGGCCCGGCCGACCATACCGCCCCGGGCGCGGTCGAGGCCCTGGCCGTGGCCGAGGTGGAGCCCTACGACCCCTCGGTCACGCTCTCGTTCAAGGCCGCCGGGGATGACGGGGCCGCCAGGGGGGCCGCCCTGGGCTACGACGTGCGCTACGCCGCCTCGAAGATAGATCAGAGCGCCTGGGACAGCGCCGCGCGGGTTCCGCTCTGGCTGGTCCCCAAGCCGGAGGCGCCCGGCACGCTCCAGAAAATGAGGATATTCGACATCCCAGCCGGCCACTATTTCGTGGCGCTGCGGGCTATGGATGAGGCGGGCAACCTGGGGCCGCTCGCCCAGGTCGAGCTGACCCTGCCCGAATTGCAGAGCGCCGCCCTGGCCGCTGCGCCGTTGGAGTCCGGCGCTGGAGCCGGGAAAGCGGTCGCATTCGAGGACAAGCTCGAGCTGTGGGCCTGCCCCGACCTGGCCAAGGTGGACCCGGTGGGCGGTGGTGTGCTGCTGGATGAGGAAAACTATGCACAGGACGAGGCTTTCCAGCGCGAGAACCCGGCCTGGTCGAGCGGGAAACGCACCGTGTTTCTGGAGGCCGGACGCGGCGAGGTGGCGGCTTTCCAGTTGTTGCTGGGACGGTTGGGCCAGACGAAGCTGACCAACGTGAAAGTGAGCCTGAGCGACCTCTCGGGCGACCCGGGCGAGATAAAATCTCCGGGCAATGTCAGCCTGTTCCGGGTCTGGTACCTGGATGTCGAGCCCCGGCCGGAGGAACTGACCGGCCCCTGGGAACTGGTGGAACAGAAGGACCACAAGGCCGCCTGGCACGGCGATGCCTGTCTGCCGTTGGAGGCCCCGTTCGACCCGTCGTTCAACCTGCCCACCCGCGACAACATGGGTGATTTCCAGCGCTGGCAGTCGGTCTGGACCGACCTGTACGTCCCGGCCGGGACCAAGCCGGGCCTGTACCAGGGGAAAATCACAGTCACCGCGGATGAGCTGAAACAGCCGGCGTTCCTGATCCTGATGCTCAAGGTGCTGCCGTTCACCATCCCGGCCCAGCCCACCTGGCCCATCGATCTTAACTGCTACGCCTACGGGATGACCCGTGTTTCAGGAGTGGACATCCAGACCGAGACCAAGCGTTTCCTGGATGTGGAGCGCAGTTTCTACCAGGTGGGGCATGCCCACCGCTCCACGCTGAACGTGTTGCCCTACGAGCAGGACGGGACCGTGCAGATGCTGGCCGCACCCGATCTGGCCGGCAAGGGCGCCGCGGTCAAGGTGAGCGACTGGAGCAAGTGGGACAGCCGCTACGGTCCCTATCTGAGCGGCAAGGCGTTCACCCCGGCCATGGGCTACCGCGGCCCGGGCCAGGGCCAGCCCCTGACCCACATCTACCTGCCGTTCAACGAGGACTGGCCGATGTCGCTCAAGGAGTATTACAGCGACTACAAAGAGCTGGCCAGCCGCGTGGATTTCGCCGAGTGGGCCAAGACCTCGCGTTCTCCGGCCGAGGCCTGTGACAGGCAGTACTGCCAGGGTTTCTCCTCTGTGGTGCGCCAGTATTTCGAACACTTTGACAAGCAAGGCTTCAAGGGCACCGCTTTCCAGGTTTACTTCAACAATAAGTACTACTACAAGGTGCCGTTTTTCCGCATGCCCTACAAGCTCCACGGCAGCTCGTTCTGGCTGCTGGATGAGCCGGTGGACTACGATGACTACGAGGCCAACCGCTTTTACATGGACCTGGTGCGCCAGGGCTACCTGGCCTCGGGCAAGAACGATATCGCGCTGCATTACCGCACGGATGTCTCGCAGCCCGAGCTGGCCCGCGGCCTGTGGGACGGCCTGTGCAACCTGTGGGACAACTCCGGCCTGCTGGGCTGCGCCTCCACGGCCATGTTCCGCATGCGCCGTCTGCCGGGTGAGAACCACTGGCGCTACGGCGGCTCACCGAAGGTATCGGGACGCCTGATCGAGCTGCAGGAGAATTTCCTCACCCTCTGGGCCATCGGGGCCACCGGCGCGCTGCCTTACTGGGATGTCATGGGCGGCGGCGACTGGTTCAATCCGAATGACCTGTCGGTTTACTACAGCGGGAAGAACTACGCGCGCAGCGGGAAGAATTACGACGGCGCGCTGCCGGGTATGCGGCTCAAGGCGATCCGCCGGGCGCAGCAGGACATCGAGTACCTGAACCTGCTGGCCACGAAAAAGGGCTGGAGCTACCTCAAGCTGCGCCGCGCCCTCACCCCGTTCGCGGATGATCCCACGGCCTGGCCGCTCAGTTTCCATCACCTGGATTCGAGGAAGCTGCTAGAACTGCGCCGCGCCGTGGCTGCGGAGCTGAGCAAATAG
- a CDS encoding NUDIX domain-containing protein, with amino-acid sequence MGADEIFDLVDEQGKVIGQARRGQVHGDPRLIHQAAHVIVEDSRGRIYLQKRAPDKDIQPGKWDTSVGGHVDTGESPEAAAHREMAEELGREPESLEFLYRYLWRSPVETELVSTFMCHHDGPFCPDPVEISEGRFWGRDEIQAELGRGVFTPNFEAEFARFCALKPKSQASFDSAE; translated from the coding sequence ATGGGAGCGGATGAGATTTTCGACCTGGTGGACGAGCAGGGCAAGGTGATCGGGCAGGCGCGTCGCGGCCAGGTGCACGGCGACCCGCGGCTGATCCACCAGGCCGCGCACGTGATAGTCGAGGACAGCCGGGGGCGGATATACCTTCAGAAACGCGCTCCGGACAAGGATATCCAGCCGGGCAAGTGGGACACCTCGGTGGGTGGGCACGTGGACACAGGCGAGAGCCCCGAGGCGGCCGCGCACCGCGAGATGGCCGAGGAGCTGGGCCGGGAGCCGGAGAGCCTGGAGTTCCTGTACCGCTACCTGTGGCGCAGCCCGGTGGAGACCGAGCTGGTGAGCACTTTCATGTGTCATCACGACGGTCCGTTCTGCCCGGACCCGGTGGAGATTTCCGAGGGACGGTTCTGGGGCCGTGACGAGATTCAGGCCGAGCTGGGCCGCGGGGTGTTCACCCCCAATTTCGAGGCTGAATTTGCCCGGTTCTGCGCCCTGAAACCGAAGAGTCAAGCCAGTTTCGATTCGGCAGAGTGA